A single Natrinema pellirubrum DSM 15624 DNA region contains:
- a CDS encoding adenine deaminase C-terminal domain-containing protein produces MNEFQSVALEREGATADLIVEGGQVYCSNRREFLDRDVAIVGDRIAALLADAESVTGPETTVVSAADSVVLPGLIDAHTHADIQLLFDREVPYLLASGTTSIVTESSGLGLLFGSRGVETFLERTADAPVSAYVSLPPQDFVDTFEPATGTPAELEALSDLLDHERVVGVGEIDWIHVVGRDAPLEDLYERTRERDLPIVGHGAGCRGASLRAFATVVDNDHEAISADGIRERAANGIHVVGRSGSIRDDLPALIEAVPDLDSRSVSLSTDGVWPGDLLEGFGMAEIVRRLIDAGIEPADAIDAASRNTAAHFGLADRGVVEPGAVADLLVVDDLESMAVETVLSEGEVVVADGDPLVEARTDPYPDYVYDTISVDVSAERFTAPLEAAPEGRVRAMAVDRGLVTTETTADAAVVDGPDGSSRRLGPDPATDVLTATIIDRDPATEERDFTGFLTGFGLESGALATSAVWEATGLVTVAADTDDAVVAADRVASMGGGIAIARDGEVVADLAMPVAGAAADLPPEQFAAEFEALEDALRGAGVDIDRPLLTAQTLTFPGVPTLKLTASGYADVLGQSVVGLEPATNTDD; encoded by the coding sequence ATGAACGAGTTCCAGTCGGTCGCGCTCGAGCGCGAGGGGGCGACCGCCGACCTGATCGTCGAGGGCGGGCAGGTGTACTGCTCGAACCGCCGCGAATTTCTCGACCGCGATGTCGCGATCGTCGGCGACAGGATCGCCGCCCTGCTCGCGGACGCCGAGTCGGTCACCGGCCCGGAGACGACGGTCGTCTCGGCGGCCGACAGCGTCGTCCTCCCGGGGCTGATCGACGCCCACACCCACGCCGACATCCAGTTGCTGTTCGACCGCGAAGTGCCCTACCTGCTCGCGTCGGGAACCACCTCGATCGTCACCGAGAGTTCCGGCCTCGGGCTGCTCTTTGGCAGCCGCGGCGTCGAAACCTTCCTCGAGCGGACTGCCGATGCCCCGGTCTCGGCCTACGTCTCCCTGCCGCCACAGGACTTCGTCGACACCTTCGAACCCGCGACGGGGACGCCGGCCGAACTCGAGGCACTCTCGGATCTGCTGGATCACGAGCGGGTCGTCGGCGTCGGCGAGATCGACTGGATCCACGTCGTCGGCCGCGACGCGCCGCTCGAGGACCTCTACGAGCGCACCCGCGAGCGCGATCTCCCGATCGTCGGCCACGGCGCGGGCTGTCGGGGCGCGTCGCTGCGGGCGTTCGCGACCGTCGTCGACAACGACCACGAGGCGATTTCGGCCGACGGGATCCGCGAGCGCGCCGCCAACGGGATCCACGTCGTCGGCCGCTCCGGCTCGATCCGGGACGACCTGCCGGCGCTGATCGAGGCCGTCCCGGACCTCGACTCGCGGAGCGTCTCGCTGTCGACCGACGGCGTCTGGCCCGGCGACCTGCTCGAGGGCTTTGGCATGGCCGAAATCGTCCGCCGGCTGATCGACGCCGGGATCGAACCCGCCGACGCGATCGACGCCGCGAGCCGGAACACCGCGGCCCACTTCGGACTCGCGGACCGGGGCGTCGTCGAACCGGGTGCCGTCGCCGACCTCCTCGTCGTCGACGACCTCGAGTCGATGGCCGTCGAGACGGTCCTCTCCGAGGGCGAGGTCGTCGTCGCCGATGGTGACCCGCTCGTCGAGGCCAGGACCGATCCCTATCCCGACTACGTCTACGACACGATCTCGGTCGATGTCTCGGCCGAGCGCTTCACCGCGCCGCTCGAGGCCGCGCCCGAGGGCCGTGTCCGCGCGATGGCGGTCGACCGCGGGCTCGTGACGACCGAAACGACCGCCGATGCCGCCGTCGTCGACGGACCGGACGGCTCGAGCCGCCGGCTCGGTCCCGACCCCGCCACCGACGTCCTCACCGCGACGATCATCGATCGCGACCCGGCGACCGAGGAGCGGGACTTTACCGGCTTCCTCACGGGCTTCGGCCTCGAGTCGGGCGCGCTCGCTACCTCGGCCGTCTGGGAGGCGACCGGGCTAGTGACCGTCGCCGCGGATACCGATGACGCCGTCGTCGCCGCCGACCGCGTCGCCTCGATGGGCGGCGGGATCGCAATCGCCCGCGACGGCGAGGTGGTCGCCGACCTCGCCATGCCGGTCGCCGGGGCCGCCGCCGACCTCCCGCCCGAGCAGTTCGCCGCGGAGTTCGAGGCACTCGAGGACGCCCTCCGCGGGGCCGGCGTCGACATCGACCGGCCGCTGTTGACCGCGCAAACGCTGACGTTCCCCGGCGTTCCGACGCTGAAGCTCACGGCGTCGGGCTACGCCGACGTGTTGGGTCAGTCCGTCGTCGGCCTCGAGCCGGCGACGAACACCGACGACTGA
- a CDS encoding IS701-like element ISNpe1 family transposase has product MMPITDFLSCTRAFDEFESLSPAQRHHAKTYATGLVAASNKTVAGIAREVLPANSKRALNKFLTEYDWDEQQFNHERLEELQKHGETRWSTDGYIILDDTITEKAGDEVPGVGHFYDHAEGDTVWGQDLIYAFYADDKTAYPLTFRLYEKQDEDDQDHDTKYDLAREIITELEEEVGVPANTYLFDSWFAHDSGLPEHIESYGKDWIGPLRSNRQVTYAGKELRVDALEERIDTVERDIDDETYHIWTKKLPVSQLGDVKLVIAEKETDGDEDNPIKYLATNKTDAPTAHIIRSYGMRWRIETFFEDSKQDLGLGDCELQTDGGASRHWHLLMAAYSLVRLDPDSSALGTVRSKASSLRANLEHSLKEAVYNLLSWVRDNDDRGVDDLMTEIDHLFVHSTTEASVQS; this is encoded by the coding sequence ATGATGCCGATTACGGACTTCTTGTCGTGTACGCGTGCGTTCGACGAGTTCGAGTCGCTGTCTCCAGCACAACGTCATCACGCCAAAACCTACGCCACAGGTCTTGTTGCGGCCAGCAACAAGACCGTGGCGGGCATCGCACGCGAAGTCCTTCCAGCCAACAGCAAACGCGCTCTCAACAAGTTCCTCACCGAGTACGACTGGGACGAACAGCAGTTCAACCACGAACGCCTTGAAGAACTCCAGAAACACGGTGAAACACGCTGGTCAACGGATGGCTACATTATCCTCGACGACACGATCACCGAGAAAGCCGGGGACGAAGTCCCCGGCGTCGGCCACTTCTACGATCACGCCGAAGGTGACACTGTCTGGGGGCAAGACCTCATCTACGCCTTCTACGCTGACGACAAAACCGCTTACCCGCTCACCTTCCGCCTCTACGAAAAGCAAGACGAGGATGACCAAGACCACGACACCAAGTACGACCTCGCCCGCGAGATCATCACCGAACTCGAAGAAGAGGTAGGTGTGCCTGCGAACACCTACCTCTTCGACTCGTGGTTCGCTCACGATTCTGGCCTTCCTGAACACATCGAATCCTACGGCAAGGACTGGATCGGCCCGCTCCGGAGCAATCGACAGGTGACTTACGCCGGCAAAGAGCTCCGCGTCGATGCGCTGGAAGAGCGCATCGACACGGTTGAGCGCGATATTGACGACGAAACCTATCACATCTGGACGAAGAAGCTTCCCGTCTCCCAGTTGGGAGACGTGAAGCTGGTCATCGCAGAGAAAGAGACCGACGGAGACGAAGATAACCCGATCAAGTACCTCGCTACGAACAAGACCGACGCACCAACCGCCCACATCATTCGCTCCTACGGGATGCGCTGGCGCATCGAGACGTTCTTCGAGGACTCGAAGCAGGATCTCGGCTTGGGAGACTGCGAGCTGCAGACTGACGGAGGTGCCAGTCGCCACTGGCACCTCCTGATGGCTGCCTACAGTCTCGTTCGTCTTGATCCCGATTCGAGCGCCTTGGGAACGGTTCGCTCGAAGGCGTCATCGCTTCGAGCGAACCTCGAACACTCCCTGAAGGAAGCCGTCTACAACCTTCTCTCGTGGGTTCGAGACAATGATGACCGCGGTGTTGATGACCTTATGACCGAGATCGATCATCTCTTCGTTCACTCAACAACCGAGGCTAGCGTGCAAAGCTGA
- a CDS encoding DsrE family protein: protein MTKHAFILLSHPERPGKFANSLTYAAQLDAAGHEARVYFDGAATYWFEDIEDRPAPARAAYERAKDEDLVAGVCDHCATFKGVAAAVEAEGFEIDGTEHAPDVAALADEGYEIHTV, encoded by the coding sequence ATGACGAAACACGCGTTCATCCTCCTCTCGCATCCGGAGCGACCGGGCAAGTTCGCGAACTCCTTGACCTACGCCGCGCAGTTGGACGCGGCGGGCCACGAGGCGCGGGTCTACTTCGATGGGGCCGCGACGTACTGGTTCGAAGATATCGAGGACCGGCCCGCGCCGGCACGAGCGGCCTACGAACGGGCGAAAGACGAGGACCTCGTTGCCGGAGTCTGTGACCACTGTGCGACGTTCAAAGGCGTCGCGGCGGCCGTCGAGGCCGAGGGGTTCGAGATCGACGGGACCGAACACGCACCGGACGTCGCGGCCCTCGCGGACGAGGGCTACGAGATCCACACGGTCTGA
- a CDS encoding metal-dependent transcriptional regulator has product MTSADAAMDAAETAGPCTLRSPTAGWYLLTVSRLAARGTGRVGTGDLAERLDTSPASVTEMVGRLAEDAVLEYEKYAGVELTPRGAAIAESLAWRQCVVTSFFDRVLAYDIDDYTAYRIGYTIPEAGVHRLQERIDDPRVDACRRIGEGSDGCLVEAHAEG; this is encoded by the coding sequence ATGACCTCCGCAGACGCGGCGATGGATGCCGCCGAGACGGCCGGACCGTGTACGTTACGCAGCCCGACCGCAGGGTGGTACCTCCTCACCGTCTCCCGGCTCGCCGCTCGGGGAACGGGACGGGTCGGAACCGGTGACCTCGCCGAGCGACTGGACACCAGCCCCGCAAGCGTCACCGAGATGGTCGGACGACTCGCCGAGGACGCCGTCCTCGAGTACGAGAAGTACGCCGGCGTCGAGCTGACGCCCCGCGGAGCGGCGATCGCCGAGTCGCTCGCGTGGCGACAGTGCGTGGTCACGTCCTTTTTCGATCGCGTCCTAGCGTACGATATCGACGACTACACCGCCTATCGGATCGGATATACGATTCCCGAAGCCGGCGTCCACCGACTGCAAGAGCGGATCGACGATCCCCGTGTCGATGCCTGCCGACGCATCGGCGAGGGGTCCGACGGCTGTCTCGTTGAGGCTCACGCCGAGGGCTAG
- a CDS encoding MATE family efflux transporter codes for MPNPLRWLLLSIGFLLARAGVVDRERVVRTTDLAWPRIVTGIARMSKSAADVAMVGIALGPAAIAGVGFATPFWALAFGIGGGVAGATIGLVSQRFSAGATEDLSLAVTTSALVVVAITVPLAALFWLVPAELIGLVGDDAASVSYGADYLRVVSLGVPVAALNLIGSRTLVGADDAWTPMALRAGGAVVNVAVNAVLLFVLELGVVGAAIGTVLANVLVLAAFVGGFAFGRLPVIGEFPVRIDVSRPYTTLEDVRNVIEIGTPLVFTNVARRGAQFPMLAIVALFGPNVVAAYVVARRVRDLMDTPGWGFSLASSSLVGQELGTGDEGDADTYGWEVLWFGTAVYCCSAALVLVSAERVGQLFVDDPDILPLVTTFIVVACVSVVFRGISGGATGPLRASGDTRWPFYGQVLGLYAFALPVAALGAVAVPLPGLEAVTPLGIGALYAALILETLVPAAVTYYRFAAGHWKAISRGYRPDSSPGD; via the coding sequence GTGCCGAATCCGCTCCGGTGGCTCCTGCTATCGATCGGGTTCCTGCTCGCGCGGGCCGGCGTCGTCGACCGGGAGCGCGTCGTGCGGACGACGGACCTCGCGTGGCCGCGGATCGTCACGGGGATCGCCCGGATGTCGAAGTCGGCGGCCGACGTGGCGATGGTCGGGATCGCCCTGGGACCGGCGGCGATCGCCGGCGTCGGCTTCGCGACGCCGTTCTGGGCGCTCGCGTTCGGGATCGGCGGCGGAGTCGCCGGCGCGACGATCGGGCTGGTCTCCCAGCGGTTCAGCGCGGGCGCAACGGAGGACCTCTCGCTGGCGGTGACGACCAGCGCGCTCGTTGTCGTCGCGATCACCGTGCCGCTCGCGGCCCTGTTCTGGCTCGTTCCCGCGGAACTGATCGGACTCGTCGGCGACGACGCCGCGTCGGTTTCCTACGGTGCCGACTACCTCCGGGTCGTTTCCCTCGGGGTTCCCGTCGCCGCCCTGAACCTGATCGGCAGCCGTACCCTCGTCGGGGCCGACGACGCCTGGACGCCGATGGCGTTGCGCGCCGGCGGTGCCGTCGTCAACGTCGCGGTCAACGCCGTCTTGCTGTTCGTCCTCGAGTTGGGTGTCGTCGGGGCGGCAATCGGCACGGTACTGGCCAACGTCCTCGTGCTGGCGGCGTTCGTCGGGGGGTTCGCGTTCGGCCGGCTCCCGGTGATCGGCGAGTTCCCGGTCAGGATCGACGTCTCGCGGCCGTACACGACCCTCGAGGACGTTCGAAACGTGATCGAGATCGGAACGCCGCTCGTCTTCACCAACGTCGCCCGCCGGGGCGCGCAGTTTCCCATGCTCGCGATCGTCGCCCTGTTCGGGCCGAACGTGGTGGCCGCCTACGTCGTCGCGCGCCGCGTTCGGGATCTGATGGACACGCCCGGCTGGGGGTTCTCGCTGGCCTCGAGCAGCCTCGTCGGGCAGGAACTCGGCACCGGCGACGAGGGCGACGCCGACACCTACGGCTGGGAGGTGCTGTGGTTCGGCACCGCCGTCTACTGCTGTAGCGCGGCACTGGTTCTCGTCTCCGCCGAGCGGGTCGGCCAGCTCTTCGTCGACGATCCCGATATCCTCCCACTCGTGACGACGTTCATCGTCGTCGCCTGCGTGAGCGTCGTCTTCCGCGGAATCAGCGGCGGCGCGACCGGCCCGCTGCGTGCCAGCGGCGACACCCGCTGGCCGTTCTACGGGCAGGTACTCGGGCTATACGCGTTCGCGCTTCCCGTCGCTGCCCTCGGTGCCGTTGCCGTCCCCCTGCCGGGTCTCGAGGCCGTGACGCCGCTGGGAATCGGGGCGCTGTACGCCGCGTTGATCCTCGAGACGCTCGTCCCGGCCGCCGTCACCTACTACCGGTTCGCCGCCGGCCACTGGAAGGCCATCAGCCGCGGCTACCGACCCGACTCCTCGCCCGGCGACTGA
- a CDS encoding DUF7553 family protein, producing MNNHFHDSRYYLARAAEHARLGVAETLGPHVDRVRSRLGLAVEDEPEPSRLEAVQADALGLERRAAHRVRGVAGDVRGRVGGGRSSDADDR from the coding sequence ATGAACAACCACTTCCACGACAGCCGGTATTACCTCGCTCGCGCCGCCGAACACGCCCGTCTGGGCGTTGCGGAAACGCTCGGCCCCCACGTCGATCGCGTCCGATCACGACTCGGGCTCGCGGTCGAAGACGAGCCCGAGCCGAGCCGGCTCGAGGCGGTGCAGGCGGATGCGCTCGGCCTCGAGCGGCGTGCGGCCCATCGGGTTCGTGGGGTCGCTGGTGACGTGCGTGGGCGCGTTGGTGGGGGTCGCTCGAGCGACGCCGACGACCGCTGA
- a CDS encoding helix-turn-helix domain-containing protein: MPYVELTVTIPTDAWIGRISRDYPDARFRVLAATATDGTGAARLEVLGSSADRICEAFRADDSVTDVTVLETACHRRRLQLETTTPVVLTAIQSSGVPLRTPFEISDGRMALETTIPQEQLSRLGESLTDSGITYSLERVQPEADSESLLTDRQQWLLYEAIDRGYYDTPRRITLVELADELDIAKSTCSETLHRLEERVLKQFVTGDCEHQPDISIRAD, encoded by the coding sequence ATGCCCTACGTCGAACTCACCGTCACGATTCCAACGGACGCATGGATCGGCCGAATATCACGCGACTACCCCGACGCCCGGTTTCGGGTCCTCGCGGCGACGGCCACCGACGGGACGGGAGCCGCCCGGCTCGAGGTCCTCGGGTCGTCGGCCGACCGGATCTGCGAAGCTTTCCGGGCCGACGACTCGGTGACTGACGTGACGGTCCTCGAGACGGCCTGTCACCGGCGGCGTCTCCAACTCGAGACGACGACGCCGGTGGTGTTGACCGCGATCCAGTCGTCGGGCGTGCCGCTTCGGACCCCCTTCGAGATCAGCGACGGCCGGATGGCCCTGGAGACGACGATTCCCCAGGAGCAACTCTCGCGGCTCGGCGAGAGCCTGACCGACTCCGGCATCACGTATTCGCTCGAGCGGGTGCAACCGGAGGCCGACTCCGAGTCGCTGCTCACCGACCGACAGCAGTGGCTCCTCTACGAAGCGATCGACCGCGGCTACTACGACACGCCGCGCCGGATCACGCTGGTCGAACTCGCGGACGAACTCGACATCGCCAAGTCGACGTGTAGCGAGACGCTCCACCGGTTGGAGGAGCGTGTCCTGAAACAGTTCGTGACCGGGGACTGCGAACACCAGCCCGATATCTCCATTCGCGCCGATTGA